From a region of the Maridesulfovibrio ferrireducens genome:
- the pssA gene encoding CDP-diacylglycerol--serine O-phosphatidyltransferase encodes MAKEKRIPKHKAVYILPNMLTIASLFCGFLGMTWAVEGKFELCAIAILVSCLFDGLDGKVARLTGTSSEFGVQLDSLADLVAFGVTPAFMAYQWQLHNFGRLGLLAAFLMIACGALRLARFNVQAGVTSKAHFIGLPIPAAGCTLATLVLFAPFMPPVLVQKVLPMGTLILVYIVSFLMVSSVRYSSFKEAGVFKAHPFSSMVTVIALFVMVASQPKFLGFIIFACYIISGPIYTIFFLSRRSSKLLGKSSKDLS; translated from the coding sequence ATGGCTAAGGAAAAAAGAATACCAAAACATAAGGCTGTTTACATTCTGCCTAACATGTTGACCATAGCGAGCCTCTTTTGCGGCTTTCTGGGGATGACATGGGCTGTAGAAGGTAAGTTTGAGCTTTGTGCCATTGCTATTCTTGTCAGCTGTCTTTTTGACGGACTTGACGGGAAAGTTGCAAGATTGACCGGAACAAGTAGTGAGTTTGGCGTACAGCTGGATTCACTTGCTGATTTGGTTGCTTTTGGTGTTACTCCTGCCTTTATGGCCTATCAGTGGCAACTTCATAATTTCGGCAGACTGGGACTGTTGGCGGCATTTTTAATGATCGCTTGCGGCGCACTCAGACTTGCACGTTTCAACGTTCAGGCTGGCGTTACTTCTAAAGCCCATTTTATAGGGCTTCCCATTCCTGCTGCCGGTTGTACTTTGGCCACTTTGGTTCTGTTCGCTCCGTTTATGCCTCCGGTTTTAGTTCAGAAAGTTCTCCCTATGGGAACTCTGATATTGGTTTATATCGTTTCTTTCCTGATGGTTAGTTCTGTTCGCTATAGCTCTTTTAAAGAAGCTGGCGTTTTCAAAGCTCATCCTTTCAGTTCTATGGTAACTGTCATTGCTTTGTTTGTGATGGTTGCATCTCAGCCCAAGTTCTTGGGATTCATTATTTTTGCCTGCTATATTATATCCGGTCCTATCTATACTATTTTCTTCCTATCACGCAGAAGCTCTAAGCTACTAGGAAAGTCCTCCAAAGATTTGTCATAG
- a CDS encoding phosphatidylserine decarboxylase family protein yields the protein MRQPSVGVSLEGLPYIFLSAFATVCFAILDCWFMTVILLGLTAFIGHFFRDPERVAPEDVDAVVSPADGKVIKVEYAADPLTGESRQSVCIFMNVFNVHVNRMPVSGKIERIRYIPGKYFNASFDKASTDNERNVVEIIGKGNQRFTMVQIAGLIARRIVCWAEKSDKLKRGDRYGLIKFGSRVDLYLPEGYKVLVRVGDKVAAGETALAHKA from the coding sequence ATGCGTCAGCCTTCTGTAGGGGTAAGTCTTGAAGGATTGCCCTATATATTTTTAAGTGCTTTTGCCACAGTTTGTTTCGCAATTCTAGACTGTTGGTTTATGACTGTGATTTTGCTCGGATTAACCGCTTTTATAGGTCATTTTTTTCGTGACCCAGAAAGAGTTGCTCCTGAAGATGTTGATGCAGTAGTTTCTCCGGCTGACGGAAAAGTTATTAAAGTTGAATATGCTGCGGACCCTCTTACCGGTGAATCCCGTCAGTCCGTTTGTATTTTTATGAATGTTTTTAATGTTCATGTTAATCGTATGCCGGTTTCTGGTAAAATTGAGCGCATCCGCTACATTCCCGGAAAGTATTTCAATGCTTCCTTTGATAAGGCCAGTACTGATAATGAACGCAATGTTGTTGAAATAATTGGTAAAGGTAATCAGAGATTTACCATGGTACAGATTGCCGGCCTCATTGCCCGTAGAATTGTTTGCTGGGCTGAAAAGTCGGATAAGCTCAAACGCGGGGACCGTTATGGTCTGATCAAGTTCGGTTCGCGGGTTGACCTTTATCTTCCGGAAGGGTATAAAGTCTTAGTTCGAGTCGGTGACAAGGTTGCAGCTGGTGAAACAGCCCTTGCTCATAAGGCTTAA